The Malus domestica chromosome 13, GDT2T_hap1 genome includes a window with the following:
- the LOC103430626 gene encoding 21 kDa protein-like produces MYTTKLMTTHFLLFQLSLISLLFLFHPTPTGGSPSNDTDFIRTSCGTTLYPDVCYTSLSRYASAVQNNSAHLAKVAIGVSLARARSLADYLSNISRQADYGADPRAPPALHDCLSTIGDAIDQIRDSLKQIRQLGSTSRGSSSLRFQMSNVQTWMSAALTNEETCTDGFDNVAEGPLKTDVSKRVEDVKKVTSNALALVNRVAEKGAP; encoded by the coding sequence ATGTACACTACCAAACTCATGACCACCCACTTCCTCCTCTTCCAACTCTCACTCATCtccctcctcttcctcttccaccCAACACCCACCGGCGGATCCCCGTCCAACGACACAGACTTTATACGTACAAGCTGCGGCACTACGTTGTACCCTGACGTCTGCTATACCTCCCTTTCCCGCTACGCCAGCGCCGTCCAGAACAACTCGGCTCATCTCGCCAAGGTTGCCATCGGCGTCAGCCTCGCCAGGGCCCGGAGCTTAGCCGATTACCTCTCCAACATCTCCCGCCAAGCTGACTACGGCGCCGACCCCCGGGCGCCACCCGCCCTCCACGACTGCTTATCCACCATCGGCGACGCCATAGACCAGATTCGTGACTCGCTCAAGCAGATACGCCAGCTCGGTTCCACCAGCCGCGGGTCGTCGTCGTTACGGTTCCAGATGAGCAACGTGCAGACGTGGATGAGCGCCGCGCTTACGAATGAGGAGACCTGTACGGACGGATTTGATAACGTGGCGGAGGGGCCTTTGAAGACCGACGTGTCGAAACGGGTGGAGGATGTGAAGAAGGTAACCAGCAATGCGCTGGCGTTGGTTAACAGAGTTGCTGAGAAGGGCGCACCCTGA